A region from the Campylobacter subantarcticus LMG 24377 genome encodes:
- the tssC gene encoding type VI secretion system contractile sheath large subunit — MSKDKVIDTPIIESIMEKSKYARNDESYSIAKRGVAEFISAIVESDNVEDKINKFALDEMIAHIDDLLSKQMDEILHNEDFQKLESTWRGLFFLVERTDFNENIKINLFDITKEEVLEDFENNPDITQSVVYKNIYSSEYGQFGGEPVGAIIGDYQLSTASPDMTFLNKMSSIAAMSHSPFLTSLGPKFFGLENYSELANIQDLQSLLEGPQYTRWRTFRENEDSKYTGLMVTRFLTRSPYDSEENPIKSFNYKENVHASHNHLLWGNSAYAFATRLTESFAKYRWCGSIIGPKSGGSVKDLPTYFYENFGNLKAKIPTEVLITDRREYELAENGFITLTLRRDTNNAAFFSANSALKPKIFPNTPEGKEAETNYRLGTQLPYVFLISRLAHYLKVLQREEIGSWKERSDIENGLNEWVRQYISDQENPPAEVRSRRPFRGAQVKVDSIPGEPGWYKIGLSVRPHFKYMGGNFELSLVGKLDKE, encoded by the coding sequence ATGTCAAAAGATAAAGTAATTGATACTCCGATTATTGAAAGTATTATGGAAAAAAGTAAATATGCTAGAAATGATGAAAGTTATAGCATAGCAAAAAGAGGAGTGGCTGAATTTATTTCCGCGATAGTTGAAAGTGATAATGTAGAAGATAAAATCAATAAATTTGCACTTGATGAAATGATCGCTCATATTGATGATTTATTATCAAAACAAATGGATGAAATTTTACATAATGAAGATTTTCAAAAACTAGAATCAACTTGGAGAGGACTTTTCTTTTTAGTTGAAAGAACTGATTTTAATGAAAATATAAAAATCAATCTTTTCGATATTACAAAAGAAGAAGTTTTGGAGGATTTTGAAAATAACCCAGATATTACTCAAAGCGTAGTTTATAAAAATATTTATTCTTCAGAATATGGTCAATTCGGAGGAGAGCCTGTAGGTGCAATAATTGGCGACTATCAACTAAGCACTGCAAGTCCGGATATGACATTTTTAAATAAAATGTCAAGTATAGCAGCCATGAGTCACTCGCCATTTTTAACTTCTTTAGGACCTAAATTCTTTGGTTTAGAAAATTACTCAGAACTAGCTAATATTCAAGACCTACAAAGTCTTCTTGAAGGTCCACAATATACAAGGTGGAGAACTTTTAGAGAAAATGAAGACTCAAAATACACTGGATTAATGGTTACAAGATTTTTGACAAGATCTCCTTACGATAGTGAAGAAAATCCTATAAAAAGCTTTAATTATAAAGAAAACGTACACGCTTCTCACAACCACCTTTTATGGGGAAATTCAGCATATGCCTTTGCAACAAGACTTACAGAAAGTTTTGCGAAGTATAGATGGTGTGGTAGTATCATTGGACCAAAAAGCGGTGGAAGCGTAAAAGATCTTCCTACGTATTTTTATGAAAATTTTGGAAATTTAAAAGCAAAAATTCCTACTGAGGTACTCATTACAGATAGAAGAGAGTATGAGCTTGCAGAGAACGGATTTATAACCTTAACCTTAAGAAGAGATACCAATAATGCTGCATTTTTCTCAGCGAATTCTGCTCTAAAACCTAAAATTTTTCCAAATACACCTGAAGGAAAAGAAGCTGAAACAAACTACCGCTTAGGTACTCAATTGCCTTATGTCTTTTTGATTTCAAGATTAGCGCATTATTTAAAAGTATTACAAAGAGAAGAAATAGGAAGTTGGAAAGAAAGAAGCGATATAGAAAATGGCTTAAATGAATGGGTTAGACAGTACATTTCAGATCAAGAAAATCCACCTGCGGAAGTTAGAAGTAGAAGACCTTTTAGAGGAGCGCAAGTAAAAGTAGATAGTATACCAGGTGAACCTGGCTGGTATAAAATTGGACTAAGCGTTCGCCCGCATTTTAAATACATGGGTGGAAATTTTGAATTATCTTTAGTAGGTAAGCTAGATAAAGAATAA
- a CDS encoding GPW/gp25 family protein translates to MSLLDKIIHSLDDQYKNVPFYQNEFQEIKNSIQVLLNAKLDDCLSVKDFGLSNIENLNLSSTELCISMAKEIHKLINKYEKRIVVNSITYNDSLKPWQLSFLLRCVFCNDSFKEFAIEIIFKNNRYCEVV, encoded by the coding sequence ATGTCTTTATTAGATAAAATTATTCATTCATTAGATGATCAATATAAAAATGTTCCTTTTTATCAAAATGAATTTCAAGAAATAAAAAATAGTATCCAAGTTTTGCTTAATGCAAAACTTGATGATTGTTTAAGTGTTAAAGACTTTGGACTATCCAATATAGAAAATTTAAATTTAAGCTCTACAGAACTTTGCATAAGCATGGCAAAAGAAATACACAAACTAATAAATAAATATGAAAAAAGGATTGTGGTTAATTCTATCACATATAACGACTCTTTAAAACCATGGCAACTTTCATTTTTACTAAGATGCGTTTTTTGCAATGATAGTTTTAAGGAATTTGCAATTGAAATTATATTTAAAAACAATCGCTACTGCGAGGTTGTCTAA
- the tssF gene encoding type VI secretion system baseplate subunit TssF: MTQDDVFYYQKEIAYLNHTRKIFIDKFPKLAPFLSYDSKDPDIERIIENLAILTSKIHQELDQNIPYIAESLINILSPNYTNILPSMCMQEFKFNENSKLNKLIIPKNSIVKSTPIEKCECEFKTVYDVYLYPLNIENVFFGSEKQYHTMNIQLRVNKEDLNIADLDLDKLCIYLGDDVYTSSTLLFYIHQHLEEFKIISHDTNEEFKISTYNIKTVGLTPNESCLFYNDLGFESFSLLREYFFLPEKFNFISIQGLDVLHECKGKLISIFFKFNKTLPKNCIVKNELFSLSTTPIINIFEKTAEPIINNHSKNGYRIFIDRTNLNAYDIVQIKQVKAHNSDSGSRILKNYKNFERFEFMQNKTQDFYYITNKSNSKQDSFKEISFFSSNNTNETITIDVLCCNKNLPTHLKIGDINLIPFYKDAVTKNVTIPTPIKQVKINGDLLWKLVSILSFSYQTLLTKTSFFQVLESYSFPDDKTSEVVCQLLTSSIINIQSKPSYLIDEYITKKGTMSIISIDDSNFYSLGEVYKLGLIISEFLSSFVSINSFCELKIKCINSKVTIHYPFKKGIKPIL, from the coding sequence ATGACACAAGATGATGTGTTTTATTATCAAAAAGAGATCGCTTACCTTAACCATACTCGAAAAATTTTTATTGATAAATTTCCTAAGTTAGCTCCATTTTTATCCTACGATAGTAAAGATCCAGACATCGAAAGAATTATTGAAAATTTAGCTATATTAACTTCTAAAATTCATCAAGAATTAGATCAAAATATACCCTACATCGCAGAATCATTAATCAATATTCTTTCTCCAAACTACACTAACATCTTGCCATCTATGTGTATGCAAGAATTTAAATTTAACGAAAATAGCAAACTCAATAAATTAATTATTCCTAAAAACAGTATAGTAAAATCCACACCTATAGAAAAATGCGAGTGTGAATTTAAAACAGTATATGATGTATATTTGTACCCACTAAACATAGAAAATGTATTTTTTGGTAGTGAAAAGCAATACCACACGATGAATATACAACTTAGAGTTAACAAAGAAGATTTAAACATCGCTGATTTGGATTTAGATAAACTGTGTATATACCTTGGAGATGATGTTTATACATCTTCCACACTACTTTTTTATATACACCAACACCTAGAAGAATTCAAAATTATATCCCATGATACAAATGAAGAATTTAAAATAAGTACATACAATATCAAAACCGTAGGTTTAACACCAAATGAAAGTTGTCTATTTTACAATGACTTAGGATTTGAATCTTTTTCTTTGCTAAGAGAATACTTTTTTTTGCCTGAAAAATTTAACTTTATTTCGATACAAGGCTTAGATGTTTTGCATGAGTGCAAAGGTAAACTAATCAGTATTTTTTTTAAATTCAACAAAACACTTCCTAAAAATTGTATTGTAAAAAATGAATTATTCTCACTATCAACAACACCAATCATTAATATTTTTGAAAAAACAGCAGAACCTATCATCAACAATCACTCAAAAAATGGATACAGAATTTTTATCGATAGAACAAATTTAAATGCATATGATATAGTTCAAATAAAACAAGTTAAAGCACATAATAGCGACAGTGGAAGTAGAATTTTAAAAAATTATAAAAATTTTGAACGTTTTGAATTTATGCAAAATAAAACTCAAGATTTTTACTACATTACAAATAAATCAAATTCCAAGCAAGATAGTTTCAAAGAAATATCTTTTTTTTCATCAAACAATACAAATGAAACAATCACAATAGATGTATTATGCTGTAATAAAAATTTACCAACCCATTTAAAAATAGGTGATATTAATCTTATACCTTTTTACAAAGATGCTGTCACAAAAAATGTTACCATTCCAACGCCGATTAAGCAAGTTAAGATCAATGGCGATCTTTTATGGAAATTAGTTTCTATTTTATCATTTAGCTATCAAACTCTTTTAACAAAAACATCTTTTTTTCAAGTTTTAGAAAGTTACAGCTTTCCTGATGATAAAACCTCTGAAGTAGTATGCCAACTACTTACCTCTTCAATTATTAACATTCAGTCAAAACCAAGCTACTTGATTGATGAATATATTACAAAAAAAGGAACTATGAGTATCATAAGTATAGATGATTCTAATTTTTATTCTTTGGGTGAAGTTTACAAGTTAGGATTGATAATTTCGGAATTTTTATCATCTTTTGTAAGCATTAATTCATTTTGTGAATTAAAAATTAAATGTATAAATTCAAAAGTTACTATACACTATCCTTTTAAAAAAGGAATTAAACCTATATTATGA
- a CDS encoding type VI secretion system baseplate subunit TssG, whose product MNNANSYTFYKLLKKLLKEHSKEDIFLRVNNALMHPNKEIEYVKFSKNINDFPIEIMINFMGLQGNTSQLPSYILDKLSRNEDGGDGWSLFFDFFNHYLLWIFFEIITLNNYPKNFDINFNDRISKILFSILGINDTKIAKRYLPFAPLLLSSRRPKSYIEKILQITFNLQNQLGIIENIPHQIHIRHTQLNKLGQKNHILGKNLILGKKFLSYQNKIAIYIQDIHYDEALKYFPNAKKHKELKESILFLTNNEFCVDLYLKIIFNERMLFNLGNHSHSKLGWGKILGKKTKNYEIIHIKLHE is encoded by the coding sequence ATGAACAATGCAAATTCTTATACCTTTTATAAACTTCTTAAAAAATTATTAAAAGAACATTCTAAAGAAGATATTTTTTTAAGAGTAAATAACGCCCTAATGCATCCTAACAAAGAAATCGAATATGTAAAATTCAGTAAAAATATTAACGATTTTCCCATTGAAATTATGATTAATTTTATGGGTTTGCAAGGCAACACATCGCAACTCCCTTCTTATATACTAGACAAACTCTCTAGGAATGAAGATGGTGGAGATGGGTGGAGTTTATTTTTTGATTTTTTTAATCACTATCTTCTTTGGATTTTTTTTGAAATTATCACCCTTAATAATTATCCAAAAAATTTTGATATTAATTTCAATGATAGGATTTCCAAAATACTATTTTCCATACTAGGTATCAACGATACAAAAATTGCAAAAAGGTACCTACCTTTTGCGCCATTACTGCTAAGCTCAAGGAGACCAAAAAGCTATATAGAAAAAATTTTACAAATCACTTTTAACCTACAAAATCAACTCGGTATTATAGAGAACATACCCCATCAAATTCATATAAGACATACACAACTAAATAAGTTAGGACAAAAAAATCATATTTTAGGAAAAAATTTAATTTTAGGAAAAAAATTTTTATCTTATCAAAATAAAATAGCTATTTATATACAAGATATACATTATGATGAAGCTTTAAAGTATTTTCCAAATGCAAAAAAACACAAAGAACTTAAAGAAAGTATTTTATTCTTAACTAATAATGAATTTTGTGTTGATTTATATCTTAAAATCATTTTCAACGAAAGAATGTTGTTTAATTTAGGAAATCACTCTCATTCTAAATTAGGTTGGGGTAAAATTTTAGGAAAAAAAACAAAAAATTACGAGATAATACACATAAAACTTCATGAATAA
- a CDS encoding LexA family transcriptional regulator, translated as MEEKEQLLQEMIDFYNVKDKFELAEYLGLSRESAHNWPSRISGKQILIYEKDKKIKNSSKNTENKTKNEDIVLIPFYKDNSVSAGFGSKNYEGSVQYIPFNKQDLRLMFNIQGFLKIGIIPVIGDSMTPTIKEGEMIVFQDDGSMIEGGIYVIEYQSEVFVKRLRKRPLSLISDNKDYPPIIVEENEEIKIIGRVVGTYDLSYRRL; from the coding sequence ATGGAAGAAAAAGAGCAGTTACTTCAAGAAATGATAGATTTTTACAATGTTAAAGATAAATTCGAGTTAGCTGAATACTTAGGACTTTCAAGAGAATCGGCACATAATTGGCCTAGTAGAATAAGTGGAAAACAAATTTTAATTTATGAAAAAGATAAAAAAATTAAAAATTCAAGTAAAAATACTGAAAACAAGACTAAAAACGAAGATATTGTTTTAATTCCATTCTATAAAGATAATTCTGTTTCAGCTGGATTTGGTTCTAAAAATTATGAAGGATCGGTTCAATATATTCCTTTTAACAAGCAGGATTTAAGACTTATGTTTAATATTCAAGGGTTTTTAAAAATAGGTATTATTCCAGTAATAGGAGATAGTATGACACCTACTATCAAAGAAGGTGAAATGATAGTTTTTCAGGATGATGGCTCTATGATTGAAGGTGGAATTTATGTGATAGAATATCAAAGTGAGGTTTTCGTAAAAAGATTGAGAAAACGACCTTTATCTTTAATTAGTGATAATAAAGATTATCCACCTATTATCGTAGAAGAGAACGAAGAGATTAAAATTATAGGCAGAGTAGTTGGAACATATGATTTAAGTTATAGGAGGTTGTAA